A window of Microbacterium luteolum contains these coding sequences:
- a CDS encoding SDR family oxidoreductase, producing MSPQRILFIGGTGIISSASVSHALEVGHDVTVLNRGTTGIRPLPTGARSIVADIRDPEATRAALNAAGEDFDVVADFLSFTPGQVQSGVDLFEGRTGQHVFISSASAYQTPPSRLPVTESTPLRNPYWQYSRDKIACEELLVSAYRERGFPATIVRPSHTYDATSVPTLGGWTDIARMRAGKPVVVHGDGSSLWTITHTRDFAVGFVGLLGHPAAVGDVFHLTGDHAPTWDQIYRWIGAAAGVDPELVHVASETIAAVHPRWGDGLLGDKAHSMIFDNSKVRALVPEFRTTVTFDQGADEILAWYDADPARQIVDAEADAAFERILALPRS from the coding sequence ATGAGCCCACAACGGATCCTGTTCATCGGCGGCACGGGGATCATCAGCTCCGCGAGCGTGTCCCACGCCCTCGAGGTGGGCCACGACGTCACCGTGCTGAATCGCGGGACGACCGGCATCCGCCCCCTGCCGACCGGCGCCCGGTCGATCGTCGCCGACATCAGGGATCCGGAGGCGACCCGAGCAGCGCTGAACGCTGCCGGAGAGGACTTCGACGTCGTGGCGGACTTCCTGTCCTTCACGCCGGGGCAGGTGCAGTCGGGCGTCGATCTCTTCGAGGGGCGCACCGGGCAGCACGTGTTCATCAGCTCGGCGTCGGCGTATCAGACGCCGCCGTCACGCCTCCCGGTCACCGAGTCCACGCCGCTGCGCAATCCCTACTGGCAGTATTCGCGAGACAAGATCGCCTGCGAGGAGCTGCTCGTCTCGGCCTACCGGGAACGAGGTTTCCCCGCCACGATCGTGCGCCCTTCGCACACCTACGATGCGACCTCGGTGCCGACGCTCGGGGGATGGACCGACATCGCCCGGATGCGCGCGGGCAAGCCGGTGGTGGTCCACGGCGACGGCTCCAGCCTGTGGACGATCACGCACACGCGAGACTTCGCGGTCGGCTTCGTGGGGCTCCTCGGTCATCCTGCCGCCGTCGGCGACGTGTTCCATCTGACCGGGGACCACGCGCCCACGTGGGATCAGATCTACCGCTGGATCGGCGCGGCCGCTGGCGTCGACCCCGAGCTCGTGCACGTCGCCTCCGAGACGATCGCCGCCGTGCACCCTAGGTGGGGCGACGGACTGCTCGGCGACAAGGCGCACTCGATGATCTTCGACAACAGCAAGGTCAGAGCCCTCGTGCCCGAGTTCCGGACCACCGTGACGTTTGACCAGGGCGCAGACGAGATCCTGGCCTGGTACGACGCCGACCCGGCGCGGCAG
- a CDS encoding CGNR zinc finger domain-containing protein → MHAFPCGTPALDFVGTLRARRNASPTEKLDSDAALTAWFEESGLVHDAPDSATGDLEAAIALREAVYDLVSARRRGEAIPSSAREIVNRFAEGMPIGVRLDGAVQRSGTVGQGLSSLARQAVEIVGGEVAALLRECARPECTQVYLDRSRGHRREWCAMKTCGNRVKAANFRARHRAGTEASA, encoded by the coding sequence ATGCATGCCTTCCCCTGCGGGACCCCCGCGCTCGACTTCGTCGGAACGCTGCGCGCGCGCCGCAACGCGTCGCCGACGGAGAAGCTCGACTCCGACGCTGCGCTCACGGCGTGGTTCGAGGAATCCGGGCTGGTCCACGACGCTCCGGACTCTGCGACCGGCGACCTCGAGGCGGCCATCGCCCTGCGCGAGGCCGTCTACGACCTCGTGAGCGCACGACGGCGAGGCGAGGCGATCCCCAGCTCTGCGAGAGAGATCGTGAACCGCTTCGCCGAGGGGATGCCGATCGGCGTGCGGCTCGACGGCGCGGTGCAGCGATCGGGAACCGTCGGCCAGGGGCTGTCGTCCCTGGCTCGGCAGGCGGTCGAGATCGTCGGAGGGGAGGTTGCTGCGCTGCTGCGCGAGTGCGCTCGCCCCGAGTGCACCCAGGTGTATCTCGATCGATCTCGCGGCCATCGTCGTGAGTGGTGCGCCATGAAGACCTGCGGAAACCGGGTGAAGGCGGCGAACTTCCGAGCGCGCCACCGGGCGGGCACGGAAGCGTCGGCGTGA
- a CDS encoding VOC family protein — translation MELTLEIVVLPVSDVDRSKAFYTRLGFRLDADFTTERGLRVVQVTPPGKGTASIIFGENLTDAAPGSVRGLHLVTPDLEAARAELVTGGAEVSEVWHDADGIFHWAGSRNRLPGANAQHDSYSSYVSFDDPDGNEWIIQQIVDRLPGR, via the coding sequence ATGGAACTCACACTCGAGATCGTCGTCCTCCCCGTCTCCGACGTCGATCGCAGCAAGGCCTTCTACACCCGTCTGGGCTTCCGCCTCGACGCCGACTTCACCACCGAGCGCGGTCTGCGAGTCGTCCAGGTGACGCCTCCGGGGAAGGGCACAGCCTCGATCATCTTCGGCGAGAACCTGACGGATGCCGCTCCGGGCTCGGTGCGCGGACTGCACCTCGTCACACCCGATCTCGAAGCGGCGCGCGCCGAGCTCGTCACCGGCGGCGCGGAAGTCTCGGAGGTATGGCACGACGCCGACGGCATCTTCCACTGGGCAGGCTCCCGCAACCGTCTTCCGGGCGCGAACGCCCAGCACGACAGCTATTCGTCGTACGTCTCGTTCGACGACCCCGACGGGAACGAGTGGATCATCCAGCAGATCGTCGACCGCCTCCCCGGGCGTTGA